From the genome of Apodemus sylvaticus chromosome 3, mApoSyl1.1, whole genome shotgun sequence, one region includes:
- the Slc25a34 gene encoding solute carrier family 25 member 34 — protein sequence MVVARAQMAPAMDAREMVSPAVDLVLGASACCLACVFTNPLEVVKTRLQLQGELQAPGTYPRPYRGFVSSVAAVARADGLWGLQKGLAAGLLYQGLMNGARFYCYSLACQAGLTQQPGGTVVAGAVAGALGAFVGSPAYLVKTQLQAQTVAAVAVGHQHQHQGVLSALETIWRQQGMLGLWRGVSGAVPRVTVGSAAQLTTFTSAKAWVQDRQWCLEDSWLVTLAGGMISSVAVVAVMTPFDVVSTRLYNQPVDGAGRGQLYRGLADCLVKTCQQEGPLALYKGLGPAYLRLGPHTILSMFFWDELRKLAARAQRQGT from the exons ATGGTGGTGGCCCGGGCACAGATGGCTCCTGCCATGGATGCGAGGGAGATGGTGTCCCCGGCTGTGGACCTGGTGCTGGGTGCCTCAGCCTGCTGCCTGGCCTGTGTGTTCACCAACCCCCTGGAAGTGGTAAAGACTCGTCTACAACTACAGGGGGAACTGCAGGCCCCAGGCACCTACCCACGGCCCTACCGGGGCTTTGTGTCTTCTGTCGCCGCCGTTGCCCGGGCGGATGGTCTGTGGGGCCTGCAGAAGGGGCTGGCCGCTGGCCTTCTCTACCAGGGCCTCATGAATGGTGCCCGTTTCTACTGCTATAGCCTGGcgtgccaggctggcctcacccAGCAACCAGGTGGCACGGTGGTCGCGGGTGCTGTGGCTGGGGCATTGGGAGCCTTCGTGGGGAGTCCTGCTTACCTG GTCAAGACACAGTTGCAGGCCCAGACGGTGGCTGCAGTGGCGGTGGggcaccagcaccagcatcag GGTGTCCTGAGTGCCCTGGAGACCATCTGGCGCCAACAGGGCATGCTGGGGCTGTGGCGGGGCGTGAGTGGGGCTGTCCCCCGAGTCACAGTGGGTTCAGCTGCCCAGCTGACCACCTTTACCTCTGCCAAGGCCTGGGTACAGGACCGACAG TGGTGTTTGGAGGACAGCTGGCTGGTGACCCTGGCTGGAGGCATGATCAGCAGTGTAGCCGTGGTTGCAGTCATGACTCCCTTCGACGTGGTCAGCACTCGGCTGTACAATCAGCCGGTGGACGGAGCTGGCAGG GGCCAGCTGTACAGGGGCCTCGCTGACTGCCTGGTGAAGACCTGTCAACAGGAGGGACCCCTGGCACTCTACAAGGGCCTAGGCCCTGCCTATCTGCGCTTGGGTCCCCACACCATCCTTAGCATGTTTTTCTGGGACGAGCTTCGGAAACTGGCTGCGAGGGCCCAGCGCCAGGGCACCTAG
- the Tmem82 gene encoding transmembrane protein 82: MFSLPFLSSWLPSLPSFDWGSSLFDSLLQGLIGALGVWILNSLLKVYFFVACVNDPQRQPQKQRLRAQWASLEMVHLAGLALFLMLIGARVAALVVLEFSLRAVSTLLSLGKGSGDKERLQLFLVCQFSLGCGLSCGLSFLQEGAPHRSLNLLLSLGLAALLGLGARRLNRHICSLYELHSSQRYCGVCLGLLASQHGMPRFLGRTLAVAFAVSDLAAVAVINKDFLSSSEAVRFWTPLTICYTLLVIYMQDEQRQHRFSLQGQIQTVLVRMGGLFVLLMTVGRWLDLLGIFVSLLGELWCLAGIRVLIDLCQIQGFPPQRPTVTAAVAAEGESRQTGPCEPRRPSTPAPARSAVPS; encoded by the exons atgttctccctgcctttcctctcctcctggctgcccagCCTCCCTTCCTTCGACTGGGGTTCCAGTCTCTTCGACAGCCTCCTGCAAG GCCTGATCGGGGCCCTCGGAGTCTGGATTCTTAACAGTCTCCTGAAAGTTTATTTCTTCGTGGCCTGTGTCAA TGACCCCCAGCGGCAGCCCCAAAAGCAGCGGCTGCGAGCACAGTGGGCCTCATTGGAGATGGTGCATCTGGCTGGTCTGGCCCTGTTCCTGATGCTGATAGGGGCCCGGGTAGCCGCCCTCGTGGTCTTGGAGTTCTCCCTCCGGGCTGTGTCCACACTGCTGTCCCTGGGCAAG GGCTCCGGGGACAAGGAGCGGCTGCAGCTCTTCCTGGTGTGTCAGTTCTCCCTGGGCTGTGGGCTAAGCTGCGGCCTGAGCTTCCTGCAGGAAGGCGCCCCGCACCGCTCCCTGAACCTGCTGTTGAGCCTGGGGCTGGCTGCCCTCCTTGGCCTGGGTGCCCGGCGCCTAAACCGCCACATCTGCAGCCTCTATGAACTGCACAGCAGCCAGCGCTACTGCGGAGTCTGCTTgggcctgctggccagccagcacgGCATGCCCAGGTTCCTGGGCCGCACTCTGGCAGTGGCCTTTGCTGTGAGTGATCTGGCTGCTGTGGCCGTCATTAACAAGGACTTCCTGAGCTCGTCAGAGGCCGTGCGATTCTGGACTCCGCTAACCATCTGTTACACGCTGCTGGTCATCTACATGCAGG ATGAACAGCGGCAACATCGCTTCAGCCTACAGGGCCAGATCCAGACGGTGCTGGTGCGCATGGGTGGCCTCTTCGTTCTGTTGATGACCGTGGGCCGCTGGCTGGACCTCCTGGGCATCTTTGTCTCCCTTTTGGGCGAGCTCTGGTGCTTAGCAGGTATTCGTGTCTTAATCGACCTCTGCCAGATACAG GGCTTTCCACCCCAGAGGCCTACAgtaacagcagcagtagcagcagaagGAGAATCAAGACAGACAGGTCCATGCGAGCCCCGGCGGCCTTCCACACCTGCCCCAGCCAGAAGCGCCGTCCCCTCCTGA